A part of Verrucomicrobiota bacterium genomic DNA contains:
- a CDS encoding MFS transporter (involved in the transport of aldohexuronates), with the protein GLSFSLVVGALATTIGYGPLFACLTLFDMIGATIVIVLLRDAGRRSTI; encoded by the coding sequence GGTTTGAGCTTTTCGCTGGTGGTCGGCGCCCTGGCGACAACGATCGGGTATGGTCCCTTGTTTGCCTGTCTGACGTTGTTCGACATGATCGGCGCGACGATTGTTATCGTGCTGCTTCGCGACGCCGGCAGGCGCAGCACCATCTAG